The genomic DNA GTTTAATTCTGGACTCTTGTGACGTTCAACGAATCCGAGCGATAAACCCAGTGAGACTTGTGACTGAAACGAGAATGGTGTAATAATTTACGCGATCTATTGCAGCTCGTtacaaatttgaataatagGGGGACCACTAAATAGATTATACACATGGGGATCTCGATGTTTGGACGCAATATTTGCGTAGCAGGGGCCGTTCAAAGAATCGTTTACCTTGATTAATTGCTCGTTTATCTGTGACGCGCGTACCGTGACGaacatttaaataatagaCGACCGTTCTAATAGTACGATTTTGTTTCACTTAATCACCTTTTGAGATATTCCAAAGCTTCACCTTCCTGTCAGCTCCACCGGTGGCAAGCATCCTCTCGGCGGGAGACCATTTTACGGCATAAACTTCTCCGTCGTGTGCAGTCTGTAAGGGTTATTAAACACTTGACgtataaattttgaaaacttTTAGGTGCATGCATGGGGcagtaattaataataacaagCGTATCGGATTGTAATTATGTTGTCAACTTGGATTACAACAAAGTGTTTAAAGTACAAATTTGTTTCGGGAAGATCATTatcgtttaatatttcataaaaccCTGTGTAAAACCTTATTTACATTACCTATACCGTTTACTAAATCGCGAAgactttaaaatttataaggCTGCTACTTTTTATAAGAAACTTCTATCTAAAGTAGTtactaatatataaaatacactcttttttcttttgaaaatgCTGACGAAATGGCGgaaatacgtaaaaatattGAACATTTGAAAACTAACGAagctaatattatttaactatGAATTTCATTATCATTGCTTtcattaatagaaatttttctatcATTAATAGCAATGTCCAATGAATGTAATATTCGATAAACAGGTCGtagaatatgaaaaaatataaaatataatcctaCTAATAGCAAAATGCattacatttataaatatcgaaataaatgtataatatgttTCATGCACAAATCGCGCATTCTATCAATTtcattgtatataaatataataatatattccaTGTAAAATGCTTTAGTATTGAAAATATGTAACTAAATACAACACATTAAACTTCGATGCTATTTATATAATAGACAGTCCATACTCGTTAAAACTAAATGCAAAATGGTTCAAAaattcatacaatttttattagaacaaaTTGTATTGATGAACTATGATTTGCGAATTACACTGTGTGTTCTCATTTAAAATCGTAGTGTAAATGGTATTAAAGTAAAGCATATAGATACATTACAAAACAGTTTTAATATCCACATCATTTTTCCccttttaaataatataataattcaaattgTAGTTTTTACTGTACTATATACTAACACcttgatatatttttaaatggaGAACAAACATACTTAACTAACTTAAATAACATGacattgtaatatatttaaccTGTCTAtactataaataatacatatttcttACATATACCCAAATAgaatataacaaaaaatagacTTTACGTGATTGTAAACAACGCTAAAATACATAATCGTATAATAACACGTACATGAATATTCTAGTAACATAACATGCATAAATGAGAAATACAAGTTCCATAAACagtaataatatatgtattcaATAACTAAGTATATTCCCATTAAGTAGCTTATTGTTCTAGACACACGGAACTAACTTAAACCAATCGATATTATCCTGATACCtaattttagtaaatatagTGATAGATATTCTTTCTATGAAATCACATTGTTATATAGAAAAAACTTATTAACACTGTCAGAATAACTATTTGTAAAAGATccatataaatacatatatctgCTCTACCtatttttgaaagaaattggACCTTTTAACAGCTAATCTGcttataaaaagtaataaaaatagtgtatttatttttcgttgATTTGTAGATACATAATATGTggataaattatatctatataagACATGTAAATTCATTAAACGAAAACGAATGTTGCATATGCACGTCAATATgacaatattttctaattaaaaaatggtatgcaattaatatcaatttagtttcttttttaagaaaagaaaaaaaaacaattttttttaataaaaattttttaaatcttgaTAAGGTTGCAAAGAATAAATGACGTAAgtttgtattataaataattcttctctctataaaaatatatatatttatatatatataaatatgtcatatctttttaaaaaatactttaaGTATTCGATTTATAAATGTACCACGTATTCAAATCATTTCTGATGCATTATGTGGTTCCAATTCTTCTTCAATAATTTAAGAATGTTTAATTGGACATTTAAAATCATTGTatgattattaataatattaatgcaAGAGTAACATGAAAACAGAATGCTCGTGTAATTGTTCGTGAcataaattttgcaaatatcAAGCATCGAGTTTGCATCCAACAACTTTCTTATTTTGTCATACAAAACATGCATTTTCGTGTTACAACGAATTAATAAACATTTGTACTAGAATTTCCACagtaatagcgtaatataaagtatttcataaattaaagtTTTGTCAACGTACAAACGTGACGGATACTTTTGTTGGAACCGCAGTAGGAAGACCAGAGATTCCTTCTTTTAAACTGGATCTATCGGGACTAACAGGTCGTGTGTCGCGAGCCGCATCTTCCAACTCTTTCTGCACTTTTGCTTGCCTTTttctgaaaaaatatataaacatgCCCACGATTTAATAATGATTCAATAActattagaaataaaatattcttgcaTATAAATACCCAAAGATATCGGAAAGTTGCCCTTTCTCTTTGATCACTGTATTGTTATGTTTCATGCAAGGTAAAACAATTAGTAAAACCAACGTTTCGCTGTTGTTATTTCTTCATATTAACAATAAATCTCCcaattaattgttattttaaacgtttatcttattatttttattatttacattagttatatttatttgtatttaataattattaagtTTACGTATTTATTTAGTAAAACATATGTTTCAGCATAATTGctttttttcattctcttcatttattttaaattcactCGCTCACTttacttttttatattaatttgtattataataatacatatataataaacatGAACACAAAAGCAAAAACAAACGAAAAGTATGGACATATGCGAACGTATGATATGATCAGCTTCCTTTAAGAAACGACCCAAAGCTGTATTGAGCTATAAGCATAATTTTTGTCACGTCACTTGCACAAACTTACCCAAATTTTGATATGGTTTGCATCAAAAAGGCTGTGGGACTGGAAAAACTCTCactgaaaataaaatgtcAAGCATTGTGAAGTGCTAATGTAATTGCTACAATGATGGTATCTTGACGTACCCCTTCATTCTCTCGCTCTGTGGAAAGTTTAATATTTTGCATACTATCTTAAAtgatttgtaaatatttgtaaccGACTCAAATGttagttttaataaaatctcataatttttaattaaacgtattaaaatgtattgtaTCAAGAAAATATAATCAATTATTCAAACATAATCTACATTAAATTCAAGAAATTGACATATAGTGTATAATAATGTATCAAAaaacatttcaaaatatccaaagtcAAAAGAGATATGTATTTTTACACTTACTGGTCATAAAATcatagaatttgaaaattcagtTAACTGCAATAAtcttatcaaaaataaaatttaaatatagcaaaagattaccctgtacatatatttttcttgttcTATTAATTGAAAATACTGCTGTCACAATGTGAATTCTTTTTGTtccaaatttaaaaaaacttctcactttaaaaatacatatatgataCAAATGCATTATTTTGAAGTGATAAAAAACAatgttaaagaaaatattctatGTACCTACAATAGATAGTGAAAATGGAATATGTGAACTTTATTAAACCGttaataacaaaatacttTCAAATTAGTATAGTACCATCATgctaacaaaattaataattccaaATTTCGTGCATATGGCATTCGTAAATTTAAAACTATTGATAGAGAACATAATTGCTAAAAGGTATCAAAATTATATGCAAAACTTTCTATGATAATGTagcaaaatgtaaaatttgtcTTGATTTATTAGTATAAAGTATCTTCTtagattattaatttaattttagtattattaatatatattatgtatgtaaTGAAAACAAATgtaagaaacgatgaaagaaaCTATAATTGTATTACGAAATTCTGCGACAGAATTTTTGTTTCCTTatcataatataaaaaatctgtttcatttatatattttatatagttgtatattatatagatGAAGCATACTGATAAAGTTATTTTAAAGCACGAAGTACAAATGTAACTTCATGTATGTACTACACGCTGATAACTGGGCGTATGTATGGGTCTATaagattgaaaaatttaaaaattatacatatgcatatataaatgtgttttataaatattaaatgcttatttctttttttctatattcatTTGGATAATTCTTGAAAAGACACAAGTTTATTATATCTAATAGATATTATCTATTCAAAATGTGAGAGTTTTTGCCGACAGACGGTACATAACATCGTATGCGATCGATAGCATATTTGCTATGATTTTTATTCATTGCTACTGCAAGATATGTACAAAATGAAGCTTATGACATATTAGAATAGTTAcaaaaaatttaagaattcTACAATTTATTCCAGATATCTGAAGGATAATGTCTTATTGAATtctgaataaaataattcccTATTTAGCttattttaaacacaaaaatatgtatgtagtaTAATATGCCAAACACATTACATGTATTTTAGTATCTCCAGAATGCGATTAACATATCATGCAATTACAGgtaaattattacaataatgaaaatattttatcactAAGAAATAAAATGTCAGTAATTCTCAAATGCAAACAAAATCtatctataaaaaatataattagcctaatattctttcttatttaatgAAATGACTATACTATTAAAATCCTCTGTATTAGTACGAATCATACGAATTTTGGAtgatgtaaatatatatatatatgtgtgttttttatgcaataaaatttgaaatttatggatagtaatatttaattaaagagcTTCCAATTAAGAAAAGATTATAAATCctacatattatattaaaatacacaAACTGCAGCAATTAGTCAAGCATTTAAGGATAaattatgaaagaaaatatacaataagcAAGTAGAAGAGATCTAATCTATGCAAAATATAGCAATAAAAGATTAAAGATACAATAAAGATATATTGGAAATGATACAACCTTTGCATGAACATATGGTTTCAGAAAACATATGATACATACAATGAgttattatttacaaaaatatactaattgtaattatattacaattagATCAAAAGCCATcacattttctatttaacaATACATGATATGTGCAAGGAAACGATAATAATCTTAcacaaaaatttaaattacttgctttatataaacaaaaaattaatagaagGAGAAAGGACAATTAATAAGGACAAAACGCCagcaaaaaagaaataaatatggTACTTACTTCAGAAAATTGTCGTTTTCTTCATTTACTTTCTCTGCATCTCGTGTTTTGTACTTAATCAAACGTTCTATTAATTGGCGATTTTCTtcctataaatattaaaaatatattagcatttacaaatataaatatatattatgatCAAACATAAATCATACAAATTATGATAttagcgaaaaatattttacattgcatattatattataaatacctGTGTTTTTCTAAGTTTTTCTTCTAAAGATGCAAAAGCAAGTTGCAAGGCTTGATGCTCATCCTTTAACATTTGATTAATACTTTCtagctctctttctctgctaAGAGATTTTGATACTTCTAAACGTAAATTGGCATTGAGCTCCATACTTTCTACCACActgtaaattttacaaatattatgaaattaattattgaaacgtataatacatatatgatTGGAAGAATTTGCAATTCTGTTAAtgaaaaaagacatacatacCTCGCTTCCTTGATTTGAAGCTCCTTCAACATTTCCTGCAATTTGTTATTAAGATCTACTATTTGTTGCGTAtgttctccttttcttttatgTAATGTTGCTAATTCTTCTGCTTGCTTTAAAAGACGAGCTTCAAGATCAGCATTTACACTTAAACCAGGAGTTCCACTAGCTGCTTCTCGGCGTAGAGTTTCATTTGCTACGGTTAGTTGTATATTTTCTCCACGTAATGTGTTTGCACTTTCAAACAATCTgttatctataaaataaagatagtATTGCATATCTATTAATTCAAAGAatgatatatgtacatttcaatGGATATTAAAAAGATTGTAGCACATCAAgtcaaaatataataataataacaagttGATAATATATCACTTAAATTTTTGTAACTAACTATATTAAGAATTACATGAAAAGAAATCTTACGTAAACTAATAAGATCTAAGAAACAATATGTTTGTTTCTTGTTCCTTTCttgtaattgtaaaattaGATCTTTCCTCCAATTACTATCTTCCCTAGAATGTGACGATACACCTGATTCACTCGCAGCCATTTTCAGTGCATGAAATATCTCTTTACTATTGTTGTGATGTAAATTATTTGTCTTTTCTTATCAAAGTTGTATAAAAAACATTACATCAAGCAGAACAGTTGGTAGATATTTTGGCAACCTTCGACATACACTGCTTTATCacaaaaaatttatcttaGACCAGTAATGTTTCATTTGAACATTAATCACCATTAACATCGAAAAACGTCTTACTAATCACATGACATTCAAATTTACcacgaatatttttaattatgaaaatagCTATTCTAACCTAAGTATACCAAACACTACACTGCTACCCTGAAATTGCCGGTTATTCGAAATGTCGATATGGGTGCTCTGCGAGATTTCGATACTTCAGTATTTGAATTTCAAACACAATTTCACTGAAGTCGGtaacaaatgataaaatattttgctgCAACTTCTATTCAGTAATCAATTACGTCATATATAAGTAGCATAGATAAATTAGAATAAACGCCTATTATTTATTCACAATTAAAATGGGATATATTTGAATATGAACAAAGTAAACTAATGTGCGGCAGATGATGAAACAGTTCGCTGCATCGCGTTTTGTTCAGCTGATATCACATGCCATTTATCTAGGTTTGATATTTGTCTTCTTCAAAATCTTtcttaaaaacaaaattcttaaaaacaaatcgttcaatttattttaaaacaaaatattcattacTCTATGTTTAATTTGCATTTTGGATTCATCATTTTTAAaccaatatttatattatattaattactatTGACTAGCATATCTTTTAGTAGAATAGCAATCAAAATTGAAATGTAGAAACAAATATCTTTGGCTTGTCTTCCACGTTCGAAAAGTTTTGTTACTATGAAATACAGGAAAAGGAACGAACGATATCACGAAAAAAAGTCAAATAAAGATACGgttaataaattggaattaacTAACaggtataaatatttcttttaaattatatgtaattttatattaattgatTGTTAAGCGCCAagaattgtttaaaaataaaagaaagtttgGATAACTCAATCATAGAAATAGTAATCAAATAATTAGAAGGCGTCAAAGAAATCATGTCAATAACCGACGTCAACCTGGTCCAATGCAATATGTATTTTATGCCATACTTAATACCGATTTGCATATGAATCGAGGAACAGCAGCGGCAAATGTAAGcgtgatataaatataaattatttaataattgccacaaaataacttttaaaatatacatacttaatttaaataatgtaaattatacTAATTAATTTTAGATAGCAGTTGGTTTAATGCTcctttataatataatagacACTGACCAGGTGAAATGTCAATATATTGATAGCTGGACAAAGAATGGGTATTATATGCtatactaatttttctatattgaTGATTGTCTGTAGCAATCTATGatattgattttatatttaacttTTAACTTCTCTTGCAAATAAGAGGAAAGATAAACGTGATACATAATTCATCTAATCTATTATGTAAAAACAGACAAAGAATAGTAATCTTGAAGGGATATGACCACAGACATTTGAAATACCTCCAACAGGAAGTAAAATTTATAGCACTCGGAACGTACGCAGTTCGACAAAGGTGGGGACGGAATAAAGCAATCATAGTATTAACTGTTTTTGGACAAAAAGAAGATTTGGAAGATGTTTTCGAAGGATTAACATATTTACGATAGtaaaagttaataaaaaataaacccATAATTTTGAATACCAATAAATAAAGTTCTTCCTTTAACTCGTCATATGTATAAATGCATGATATTCTACTTTTATCACTGGCAAAGTGGTATGTAATATCAGTTAAACAAAACGTACTTGCAGCTCTATAatctatattaatttataatcgACAATCTATAATCACAtatgttacgaccgttcgcggagagacgcggtcgcaaggaaaacgcgtcagcgagaggcgtaaattctcgctacgattcggtgaatcgacgccgcgaagtagtcgttcccctgtttcggttaagataacagaggtggttaaatgaatatgacacagtagtaagttatatttcaacaacttataacgaaggcagttacactggtgcgtatgtacgagatgaatgagtgactgatctgcgggtgtgtatCCCCGGttaaaggatgttgaccgttcgaaggatgtaaaatcagtactgtcttgggaaacgatgctgtgtcggaggaaagctaaggatgggtgtgtctagcgcacgggaccatcggatttgttggtgacgattttagtcaggagagtgagggaataggcttcgttgttaattgtttaaacgaagggtcctaaccgccctcgagagaaagtggttagtgggaggaaagttgcagcgtacgtgagaaaaactaactttcccttgtccaGCCGTGGTgaacaatagtctttagaaattcttcggaaatagacgtttgtttggtttgaaggatctttactaggaaatctatgagatttatggaaggtacttgaggctattgagggtacgcagtgagtatccgaagacatctggttgccatcttgcccgcggtgtgtggcctcggctaggtagagtgttacgcgacgtaacaacATACAAGGTACAGATTCCATGTATAATAGCGATTTGAAATAAAACTAAAGTCTTGtatgaaattacaaataaagtGTATGGCAGAATGTCCTATGATCAGAAATGAACTATAGAATTTTATACTACTACAATATCTCATAAAGCATTACTTCATTACGCACTAgtgcaattattattttaattacttaTGTTGCTTTATTTAGCGACGCGTTACATCTGCTATAcagatatatgtacgtatatgcatatgtacatatacgtatatatatacttaacTGTAGTGATGTAGtgtggaagaaaaagaatgatTAAGTGAATTTGATTATCATTCCTACTAattggaataaaaatataaaaataatataatgttcATGCCATTGATAATttcgaaaatgaaattatttatgtgGTTAGAGCGTTAAAAAGTTAACAGCACATTAGGTTATCTTGAAAATCACTGTTTCAACCGACGTTTATATAGATTATGCATAGACGCGTACTATAGATGtatggaattttttattttctctacaATAATAATGTGCAATTTTATAGTTCTACACAAATCTTTATAAATCGTGGAAcacgaaaaattatttcatgttACATCTAAAATGAGTTATTATTCGTGCTATCTCTTTACAAATTATATGCTCCTAATACGAAATCGCAAAATTGTCTGAAAATTCTATCAATATCTAAGAATTTGTAGTAATATCAATGGTTTTGTACCAGGagaatataattcataaagAAGTGGCAGGATGAAATACCTACTTAAGTTATCCTACTAATCTGTTTTACCGATTTCTAGGTTTGCAGAAATTTTGTACTAATGTTTTAAAGCTTTACACTTACTTATGCATACTTACCTCAGAGAATAGGGTGTGGGTATTGGATACAGATTGGGTATCGATTAGGCACGTATTGGACACGGATTGGACACGGACTGAACACGAATTAGGCACGAATTAGACATGAATTAGGCACAAATTAGGCGCGATTTGGGCACGGATTGAGCACCGGGTCTTAAGAAGATTCTgtgaaaagtataaaaattatattttaaaatttgattgTGAGTAATTAATTAGATTGTGAATCACTAATAGTTTCTTTGATCTTTCACTGACAGGACACAGATGGATTCTGGCAGACTCGAACGCcacttatttatattaaaacaaGTGcctgtttaaaaaatacattgtCTACATATGCATGTAACAAGCACATATTTTAACAagcatatattatttaaaaaaaaaaagaaaagaaggagtCACAGTTCATTTACTTAGCTATTTAATGTAGCGAAGGCAACTGAAGCTTTGGATCTGGTCCTTTCGACATTTGCTCGGAGACTGGCTGAAACCGATCAACGGTTCAATGTCGAGGAATGTTTAGATTATCGGCACATGGTCCGTCGCGATTATTGACAACTGACACGGGTCCTCGAGAAAGGTTTCCACGTTTATCGcgtacaatataaataaaatgtgtAATATCTAACTAAAATGTCCTTAGAGATCTAAAAAAACATACCATTCTATTCTTGGAGATTTAATTGCtgatatgtaatatttttacatacaaTTCACTTGCCAATTAACGTCAAATTGAAAATCACTGTAAGAAACAATTCAGACAAGTGTCAGTCTTCCTCTATCACACCCGCTTCATATCAGCATTAGCTCCGCCCTCAAACGCCCggttattttaaaaattgcttCGCAATAATTCAGGTACGTGAACTAGATTTAATTCGAACATTTTCGTGAACTTCGATACTTTATATTTTGAGTGAACTGAGGTGCCAGACATTCAAATGAAGTTTAAGTCTATCGAAGCCAGCCGATattctttattctttattgAATTGCGAGTAATTGACGCGTACCTCATGATAAttgaattgaatataatttctcTATTCGCCATATCAAATCCCAAAGAGCATAAGAAACACTCTGATTTTGTTCTAGTCGGTATTTCAGAATCCGAGAAACAAAGTTCCAATTTGATATCACGTCGAACGTCTGTCCTTAGTCAATGATATAACTGAAGTTCATATAATAACAGCTTAATGATTCTGTTTATTATATACGTTTTCTCgttcatataataataatttacattcaaataaattaattttgttcaaATAAACGGAACACATTCAAACGAACTAATCGTACTCGACATAATATTATATGTGTAATAAAACCTTCAAATGGTCGGTATTACAGAATGTGTGGCGTGGTCACAGATGAGATGTATGTACCGTAGATATGACGCAAAGTGCATCTTTATCGCTTTCTACAATTGAGTTATATTATAGACGTATAGTTGAACTTTAACCAATGCCCATATAATATCAGCACAGATGTGTATTTAGGCGATGATcctatattttcaaaattgagTTCCTTCGATGGATTACAGGATTTATCATTGGAGTAATTTTGGATGTCGGTATCTCATGTGCCTGGTTGAACATCAACGAATATTGCAGATATGCTCGATTGTAGCGTTGCATACGATTGGCGAATATTGCAGTCGAGGGggaagaaacaaaaaacagAACTGTTAAAGCGCCAAAGGTTGCACGCGAAGCGGCGCCACGCCCGCCCCACCATATGGGACTTTTATTCAGAGGGGTCAGAGGGGAGGCAGTTGGTCGGCGCAGTCGCTCGCCGCGTTTTATGCAACCAGTCTTGCTTCGGAGCGAGTGAGTCTACTCCAGCCTTTGACAGACGAGGAAAGTGTGTGTAGTGACATCGGTGTCTGTCTGGTCGCTTCTCGCTGATCGCTCTTGTTAATTGCACGACCGACTGTTCCGTCGAGACAACCGATTCGGCTAGATCCGGTTTTCTTCGTAGTTGAGTCAGGACACGATCGTGTAAACGTCcgtattacgtatattttCGTCAGTTGTGTATACTGTCTTTGCCGGCAACAGCAAGGCAAGGTTTAAAGGCGGTGTCGGTTGTGTATTCGGCACCCTTGGCCATCGTGCAAAATTTCACCTACTGTCTACTAATATAACTGAGAGGTATACGGGTTGCGGACTCGCGTGTACCGATCGGAGTGCCAGTGCGACGACAATCGGGCGTGCTAACACGGGTGTATTATCCACAGctgtgtacatatattatatgtgtgtatgtgcGTAACGTGCGCGTAGAGGAAAACGAATTGGCCGCTATCGGTGGAAAGAAAGGGATAGAACACGAGAAGAGGGTG from Bombus huntii isolate Logan2020A chromosome 5, iyBomHunt1.1, whole genome shotgun sequence includes the following:
- the LOC126865696 gene encoding autophagy-related protein 16-1 gives rise to the protein MAASESGVSSHSREDSNWRKDLILQLQERNKKQTYCFLDLISLHNRLFESANTLRGENIQLTVANETLRREAASGTPGLSVNADLEARLLKQAEELATLHKRKGEHTQQIVDLNNKLQEMLKELQIKEASVVESMELNANLRLEVSKSLSRERELESINQMLKDEHQALQLAFASLEEKLRKTQEENRQLIERLIKYKTRDAEKVNEENDNFLKKRQAKVQKELEDAARDTRPVSPDRSSLKEGISGLPTAVPTKVSVTFTAHDGEVYAVKWSPAERMLATGGADRKVKLWNISKGMSESKGVLIGSNAGVMCVDFDSTGTLMLAASNDYASRVWTVNDFRLKHTLTGHCGKVMAAKFLGEPSKVVTGSYDRTLKIWDLRSKACIETKFAGSSCNDLVTSDGAGSTIISGHFDQRIRFWDTRAESSSNDILLEGKVTSLDLSRDANYLLSCVRDDTLKLIDLRMKKIIGSFSADGFKVGFDWTRATFSPDGQYIAVGSSDGSVFIWSVTTNMIETVLKNHSTVVTAVSWHPHGAYLASVDKAKTVTVWGDHV
- the LOC126865803 gene encoding uncharacterized protein LOC126865803 produces the protein LNHRNSNQIIRRRQRNHVNNRRQPGPMQYVFYAILNTDLHMNRGTAAANIAVGLMLLYNIIDTDQVKCQYIDSWTKNGQRIVILKGYDHRHLKYLQQEVKFIALGTYAVRQRWGRNKAIIVLTVFGQKEDLEDVFEGLTYLR